TGGCCATTATAAACCACAAAGCGATGTTTGGAAAACCGCAATTGCTATTCAAGTTGTTATTAGAGCTCTAATACTTgttatgtattattattattatcaacaaacTGTGTACAGATGGGCACAAGGTGTTGTAAATATCGCATTATTCAGTTATGCCGTGGAAAATATTTCGCTGGTTACGTTAAGTTTCTGGACTTCCAATGAAAACTatggtatattttttaaattattacttactcTATTTAACAGTCGATTGATATAATTTACTAAGATGTTTTATGACAATAACAAGAAATAACTTGagttaattgattgattatatTTAGAGTTTTTGAATCATTGAAAAGAATAagatttaaacattaaaattaaaaaaaaaagaacccaagtagcacagagaCAACTTTTAGAAGTCATAAAGATGCCTTTTAAAACgacaaaacaaatattttttttgtcctcaagcaaaattttttttcttgaaatatcACATTCAGATGTTGATCTTAAATCTTATAGGAAATTTGTATTCTTTTCTAATGTCgagtttctataaaaattaatcaaataattttaatttttcagcttttcataaattatcttttatcaCATTTTTACTTATGTCTTTTGTACATATGATAGTAGCcacttatatatgtaaaaattgtCGAAGTTCTGTTAGAGATCCATCAGAATCAAAATCATGTGTCTTAAAAGTTCGTGCTCTGACATTGAACGTCATATCAATTTTAAGCGCTTGCTATTTCTTTTGGAGACATAATCAATATTGCGAGCCTTtaggtatttataatttttgaaaaattcatatttaacattttaatatattattaatttattatatttatattttttttagtttactcAATGTTCGCTTTATCAGAATACATGGTCGTTATGACAAATATGATGTTTCATTTAACAGCAGCGTGGGATTTTGCCGAACGAAGACTTTTAGTATCAACGCGAGGTCTAAGAatcgtttaaataaataaatatatattatttataaatatattgtacaTATGTAAGtacaattgttaattattactgtgtgacagtatatttttaatactaatttttggGAATGCTCTACACTTAATCAGTTATAGTTGATGACTTTTAACAATAcaacgaaaaataattaatatatttgaagGTCAAGTACTGGGAAAAGTGGTAATTTGTGaaattaactgaaaaaaactcgtgtatatgtaaaataaaatgtatatattattttataaccaTGTCAGTACATGCTTAAGAGTAAATCAGGTCATGAATATCAAAGgcttaatatataaaatacaatttttgattgatttttaaaagatcaaatgtctttttttttgacagctCTTAggtgtattttattaattattatcggcgctaaaatttgaaatctgtTTCAAGTTTATTGCATATATGCTTAGCAATAGCCATACTACTTGTAGCAGCTGGTGACGGCGCATTACGACAGTGAAGTACTCGGCTACCGATACTTCCAACTCCATTATCAAATACAAAATCGTCAACTAATTTACCATCATTATCCATTGCTTGTGCTCTTACACCAGCTGGTCCtctgttaataaatttctttaattattaaaccaacaaaataattaattatagtaaaaaaattttcgatcgtaaagtaCATTCTGATGCTTcacatcatgagtcgtgcaatagATCAGTAATTGATTATATTGACGTTAActtctattatttttgtaaatcaaACTTGTCAGAGTGATTATAAGTggcaaaaccaaaaaattttaaagacagtaaatttaagtgagcattaaaatgaaacaatgattattattgataataatatttgaaatcttacactgtaaaaaatttatggggTAACGCGCAgtggatgactttttatttaatgactgtaaatgtagcagatgtaagaaaatttttgaattacatataaaaaaattatacaattaaattgataaagtaaaaaaaatacatgtactgatttaagaattttctaaaagcccattttttaatttttttgctgaaaaaattttattttattattgtaaagtttaaaaaattgtcagatgtTCGCCAACTTTActgtcatttttattcatttaattctcttggagtgaatttcactttGAAGGGGAgttttggaaaatatatattataaaaataattattaatacatagTGAGATTAAttcgtttatatattttgacatttatattgagtacggaaataattatgaaCTCCCTGTCCATATATTTACGcgggatgatttttaaaaattataagcagctgatacaaaaattttcacgcTTATGAAGTTAAAGAAAAAGACTTTTCATTTTCCATCATTATTCGGatcggagtaaatgcggattCAAATAAAACCCAGACCATCCCGCTGAAAAAACATACTCCgtatgcggagtgatttttttttaaactccgggaCTCCAACAGAGTGAAtttggattgaaataaaatctgtattcactcccgattttttacagtgtaaaaaatGTCACAATTGgctagtaattttatttgagccAATAGTAggcttagaaaaaaataataatcgaatgtaacatttttttttttaaacttaaaatgtTTTGGAATGTCaggtttcaaaaaaaaaaaatattattattaatagacaTACCTTTTAATATCTTTTCGAGAAAGttctggaataaatttttgcaAATCACTCACTGCCAATGgataaaaaagtgatttaatcATTTCCTTACATCCAGGAATAATATATCgaaaacataatttataaagtccTGGAAATTTCGCCATTTCGATAcagtcttttatatttatatcagtccaactaaattatgataaaaaaaatagtatcgataatgataatcatatatgttagTTCagatagttataataatatatttatacaaaaagtattgatttagttattataataatgaacctGTATCCTTCTCTGGCGAGAGCCAATACGGCATTGGGACCAAGCCAAATGTCACCGTTCATTCTTGGAGTAAAATGAACGCCGAGAAACGGAAGCCTTGGATCTGGCACTGGATAGATATTTGTCCTACACAGGTGCCTTTTCTTTTCATCTAATAAAAGATATTCACCACGAAATGGAATTATTCTTGGGCTTAAATCACAACCGGTCATTACTGCCAGACGATCTGAGTGTAAGCCCGCGCATGTCAGcacatattttgttttaatcgtctatcaaattttattatcatgataaaaaaaaagcaatcacattaaaatttaaaaagaaaaaaaaattaaacttacttTATTTTCTGACAGCA
The sequence above is drawn from the Microplitis demolitor isolate Queensland-Clemson2020A chromosome 3, iyMicDemo2.1a, whole genome shotgun sequence genome and encodes:
- the LOC103571532 gene encoding post-GPI attachment to proteins factor 2, coding for MEKMYKVRFNSDYIPLIDEDAPRYRIIIPFKKLAWFTVALPFFGFIFCVVWSIIYNFEAATSTHCNVFNVLPSISAAIGHYKPQSDVWKTAIAIQVVIRALILVMYYYYYQQTVYRWAQGVVNIALFSYAVENISLVTLSFWTSNENYAFHKLSFITFLLMSFVHMIVATYICKNCRSSVRDPSESKSCVLKVRALTLNVISILSACYFFWRHNQYCEPLVYSMFALSEYMVVMTNMMFHLTAAWDFAERRLLVSTRGLRIV
- the LOC103571533 gene encoding L-2-hydroxyglutarate dehydrogenase, mitochondrial isoform X2, with the translated sequence MLERHPDMKIVIVEKESKLAMHQTGHNSGVIHAGIYYTPGTIKAKLCVEGLRMSYSYFGRHNIPYKKVGKLIVAQDQAQAKRIDDLYERGLKNNVPELKLIEKNDICKFEPKCKGEKALWSPWTGIVDWGDVCRYFASQFEKMGGKVILNYEVKGFAETAESKKDEELVPISVLSENKTIKTKYVLTCAGLHSDRLAVMTGCDLSPRIIPFRGEYLLLDEKKRHLCRTNIYPVPDPRLPFLGVHFTPRMNGDIWLGPNAVLALAREGYSWTDINIKDCIEMAKFPGLYKLCFRYIIPGCKEMIKSLFYPLAVSDLQKFIPELSRKDIKRGPAGVRAQAMDNDGKLVDDFVFDNGVGSIGSRVLHCRNAPSPAATSSMAIAKHICNKLETDFKF
- the LOC103571533 gene encoding L-2-hydroxyglutarate dehydrogenase, mitochondrial isoform X1, with the translated sequence MSSRIMKLSKSIRHLGITYRYSSTASADHHDTYDLVVVGGGIVGCATAREMLERHPDMKIVIVEKESKLAMHQTGHNSGVIHAGIYYTPGTIKAKLCVEGLRMSYSYFGRHNIPYKKVGKLIVAQDQAQAKRIDDLYERGLKNNVPELKLIEKNDICKFEPKCKGEKALWSPWTGIVDWGDVCRYFASQFEKMGGKVILNYEVKGFAETAESKKDEELVPISVLSENKTIKTKYVLTCAGLHSDRLAVMTGCDLSPRIIPFRGEYLLLDEKKRHLCRTNIYPVPDPRLPFLGVHFTPRMNGDIWLGPNAVLALAREGYSWTDINIKDCIEMAKFPGLYKLCFRYIIPGCKEMIKSLFYPLAVSDLQKFIPELSRKDIKRGPAGVRAQAMDNDGKLVDDFVFDNGVGSIGSRVLHCRNAPSPAATSSMAIAKHICNKLETDFKF